The Nicotiana tabacum cultivar K326 chromosome 14, ASM71507v2, whole genome shotgun sequence genome contains a region encoding:
- the LOC142169116 gene encoding bidirectional sugar transporter SWEET1-like, which yields MTMLNCLLSAWYGTPLISANNLLVTTTNGTGAAFALVYVLIFLKYAPNNERRKISALFFLNIAIYIAVALISMLGFHGNSRKNFCGIAATVVSILMYGSPLSIITQVIRTKSVEFMPFWLSFFVALSCGSWLTYAVIGKDLFIEISAGVGLILGIVQLILYAVYRRVTRDDNDNSNV from the exons ATGACAATGTTGAATTGCCTATTGTCAGCATG GTACGGTACGCCGCTGATATCGGCAAACAATTTGCTTGTGACGACGACAAATGGGACAGGAGCAGCTTTTGCTCTTGTTTATGTGCTAATTTTCCTCAAATATGCACCTAATAACGAGAGGAGGAAAATTTCGGCACTATTCTTTCTAAACATTGCAATTTATATTGCAGTGGCTCTTATTTCCATGCTTGGTTTTCATGGAAATAGTAGAAAGAATTTTTGTGGTATTGCTGCCACCGTTGTCTCCATACTTATGTATGGATCACCCCTCTCAATCATA ACACAAGTCATCAGGACAAAGAGTGTGGAATTCATGCCATTTTGGCTCTCATTCTTTGTAGCTCTCTCTTGTGGTTCGTGGTTAACATACGCCGTCATTGGTAAAGATCTATTCATAGAA ATTTCAGCTGGTGTTGGCCTCATTTTGGGCATTGTGCAGCTTATCCTCTACGCGGTTTATAGACGGGTTACCAGAGATGACAATGATAATAGCAATGTGTAA